The following coding sequences lie in one Maribacter forsetii DSM 18668 genomic window:
- a CDS encoding PhoH family protein, whose amino-acid sequence MNEIILELTEISPREFFGQQNEHIDLLKKYFPKLKIVARGNKIKAFGDEELLEEFERRFDMLTQHFIKYNKLDENSIERVLTSSEDDELKSSKNSGETLVHGVSGRLIKAQTANQRRLVDASKKNDMVFAIGPAGTGKTYTGVALAVKALKEKQVKKIILTRPAVEAGENLGFLPGDLKEKLDPYMQPLYDALRDMIPAEKLVHYIENGTIQIAPMAFMRGRTLDNAFVILDEAQNTTHAQMKMFLTRMGRNARFLITGDPGQIDLPRRTISGLKEALLILNNVPGIEVIYLDDKDVIRHKLVKKVIEAYKTIEHHN is encoded by the coding sequence TTGAACGAGATAATTCTAGAACTTACCGAAATTAGCCCGAGAGAGTTTTTTGGGCAGCAAAATGAACATATTGATTTATTAAAGAAATACTTTCCGAAGTTGAAAATTGTAGCCCGTGGCAACAAAATCAAAGCCTTTGGAGATGAAGAACTACTGGAAGAGTTTGAGAGGCGGTTTGATATGTTGACCCAGCATTTCATTAAATACAACAAATTAGATGAAAACAGTATAGAAAGAGTTTTGACAAGTTCTGAGGATGATGAATTAAAATCATCAAAGAATAGTGGAGAAACTTTGGTTCATGGTGTTAGCGGTAGGCTGATAAAAGCACAAACTGCTAATCAACGTCGTTTGGTAGATGCCTCTAAAAAGAACGATATGGTTTTTGCCATTGGTCCGGCAGGTACGGGTAAAACCTACACTGGGGTTGCACTTGCGGTAAAGGCTTTGAAAGAGAAACAGGTAAAGAAAATTATCTTGACGAGACCGGCTGTTGAGGCTGGTGAGAATCTTGGTTTTTTACCTGGCGATTTAAAAGAAAAACTAGATCCTTATATGCAACCTTTATATGATGCCCTTAGAGATATGATTCCTGCCGAAAAATTGGTGCATTATATTGAAAACGGTACCATACAAATTGCACCAATGGCATTTATGCGTGGTAGAACTTTAGATAACGCTTTTGTTATTTTAGATGAGGCACAGAATACCACCCACGCACAGATGAAAATGTTTTTAACTAGAATGGGTAGAAATGCACGATTCCTGATTACGGGTGATCCAGGGCAAATTGACTTGCCTAGAAGAACAATTTCAGGTTTAAAAGAGGCACTGCTCATTTTAAATAATGTGCCAGGTATAGAGGTTATTTATCTAGATGATAAAGATGTAATCCGTCATAAACTTGTGAAAAAAGTTATTGAAGCTTATAAAACTATAGAACACCACAATTAA
- a CDS encoding phosphoribosylaminoimidazolesuccinocarboxamide synthase: MSKNTIYETEFNFPGQKNVYKGKVRSVYTLDNDMLVMVATDRLSAFDVVMPKGIPYKGQILNQIATQMMASTEDIVPNWLTATPDPNVAVGVACEPFKIEMVIRGYLSGHAAREYKLGKRMLCGVAMPDGMKENDKFPSPIITPATKAEMGDHDEDISKADILSKGIVSAEDYALLEKYTYALFQRGTEIAAERGLILVDTKYEFGKTKEGKIVLIDEIHTPDSSRYFYSDGYQARQDANEPQKQLSKEFVRQWLIANDFQGLEGQTVPEMSDEYIESVSERYIELYEHITGEPFVKADTTHIHDRINRNVLSYLESL, from the coding sequence ATGTCAAAGAATACTATTTACGAAACTGAATTTAATTTCCCGGGTCAGAAAAATGTCTATAAAGGCAAAGTAAGATCGGTATACACTTTAGATAACGATATGTTGGTCATGGTGGCCACTGATAGGTTATCTGCTTTTGATGTGGTGATGCCCAAGGGAATTCCATACAAAGGACAGATTTTAAATCAGATTGCAACCCAAATGATGGCTTCTACAGAAGATATTGTTCCAAACTGGTTAACTGCAACTCCTGATCCAAATGTTGCTGTTGGTGTTGCCTGCGAGCCTTTTAAGATAGAAATGGTTATTCGTGGGTATTTATCCGGTCATGCGGCTAGAGAATACAAACTGGGCAAAAGAATGTTATGTGGTGTTGCCATGCCTGATGGTATGAAGGAGAATGACAAATTTCCGAGTCCTATAATTACTCCTGCTACCAAAGCGGAAATGGGTGATCATGATGAGGATATATCGAAAGCCGATATTCTAAGCAAGGGAATAGTTTCAGCAGAAGATTATGCACTTTTAGAAAAGTATACCTATGCTCTTTTTCAAAGGGGAACGGAAATCGCTGCTGAAAGAGGATTGATTTTAGTGGATACGAAATACGAATTTGGAAAAACTAAAGAAGGAAAGATTGTTTTGATAGACGAGATTCATACTCCAGATTCTTCAAGATATTTTTATTCTGACGGATATCAGGCTAGGCAAGATGCCAATGAGCCTCAAAAGCAATTATCGAAGGAGTTTGTAAGACAATGGTTGATTGCGAATGACTTTCAAGGTTTAGAGGGGCAAACCGTTCCTGAGATGTCTGATGAATACATTGAGTCTGTATCTGAACGTTATATTGAACTTTACGAGCATATAACTGGAGAGCCATTTGTAAAGGCTGATACTACTCATATTCATGATAGAATAAATAGAAATGTCTTAAGTTATTTGGAGAGCCTTTAA
- a CDS encoding 3'-5' exonuclease, with protein sequence MGLFKRTPKNLPEFWKTYESLFKETQSKKFNDQIFVVLDTETTGFSFEDDRILSIGAVKITNESISVQEVFDIYLEQEKFNKETVHVHGLLKNGQRECISEILALEKFLAYVGDAVIVAHHAGFDMGMLNTALVRHGLPKLKNMVLDTGVIYKKTLIKSYLVQPKSNYTLDELAEKFSISRKDRHTALGDAYITAVAFLKIISRLKEKKNFSLKYLLR encoded by the coding sequence ATGGGATTATTTAAAAGAACACCTAAAAACCTACCAGAATTTTGGAAAACTTATGAAAGCCTTTTCAAGGAAACTCAAAGTAAAAAATTTAATGACCAAATTTTTGTAGTCTTAGATACCGAAACAACAGGCTTTAGCTTTGAAGATGACCGTATCCTCTCCATTGGCGCGGTAAAAATTACAAATGAAAGCATCTCTGTTCAAGAAGTATTTGATATCTATTTAGAGCAAGAAAAATTCAATAAAGAGACTGTCCACGTTCACGGACTTTTAAAAAACGGACAGCGAGAGTGTATTAGTGAAATTTTGGCACTTGAAAAGTTTTTAGCTTATGTTGGCGATGCGGTTATTGTGGCACACCATGCAGGTTTTGATATGGGGATGCTAAATACTGCTTTAGTAAGACATGGTCTACCTAAACTAAAAAACATGGTCTTAGATACGGGAGTGATTTACAAGAAAACATTAATAAAGTCCTACCTAGTTCAACCAAAATCCAATTATACCCTAGATGAGCTTGCGGAAAAATTCTCCATTTCTAGAAAAGACAGGCATACTGCTTTAGGCGACGCCTATATAACAGCCGTCGCCTTTTTAAAGATAATATCACGCTTAAAGGAAAAGAAAAACTTCTCGCTTAAATATTTACTTAGATAA
- a CDS encoding DUF294 nucleotidyltransferase-like domain-containing protein: MKNLISERVADFIKNYPPFNVLDSKSLFELAEQVLIVYKEKNSIIFNVDEPQHSHFYMVHKGAVTLNNPTNSNIIDYCDEGDIFGLRPLFANENYKLEARAHEECILYGIPIDIFKPIAKKNDQVTIFLMESFASNTRNPYAKNQKGQLYDNEDEEEVTTEVVLPDLQLASYSKKLVTCSTRTSIKKAADIMSKKKIGSLLITSKDLPVGIITDKDFRNKVISGEQPITASVKTVMTTPVITYPKNLTITQAQMAMMKSNISHLVITEDGTPNSPALGILSKHDVMVSLGDNPAVLVKAIKRTSRIKKIKQIRKSVMVLLTGYLEQNIPLGLIAKIISELNDTCIKQVVEISIVKMDTPPPVKFAWLALGSQGRSEQLLHTDQDNALVFEDVPEEELSKTTTYFLELSKHITKGLNTIGYEYCPADMMASNPKWCLSLEEWKNKLSYWISNPGPNEVLMSSIFFDYSLAFGERSLLDNMSDHIFRTVKNYPIFLVHLANGALQSPSPTGFFRQFVVEQDGQHKDSFDLKSRALRPLVDAARVLILSHSVKAISNTWERYEKLAELEPNNKELYLACSYATKALLKFRTRQGLANHDSGRFIQLDQLSKQEKMKLKRTFKAIKEIQELITLRFKVTNILG, translated from the coding sequence ATGAAAAATCTGATTTCTGAAAGGGTAGCCGATTTTATTAAAAACTATCCGCCTTTTAATGTTCTTGACAGCAAATCACTTTTTGAGTTGGCAGAACAAGTACTTATCGTCTATAAAGAAAAGAACAGTATTATTTTCAATGTTGATGAACCTCAGCATTCACACTTTTATATGGTTCATAAAGGTGCGGTTACTTTAAACAATCCCACCAATTCAAATATTATTGACTATTGTGATGAAGGAGATATATTTGGGTTACGTCCGCTTTTTGCCAATGAAAATTATAAGTTAGAAGCTAGAGCACATGAGGAGTGTATTCTCTACGGAATTCCAATAGATATATTTAAACCTATTGCCAAGAAGAATGACCAGGTAACTATTTTCTTAATGGAGAGTTTTGCCTCCAACACCCGTAATCCGTACGCAAAAAATCAAAAAGGGCAGCTTTATGATAACGAAGATGAAGAAGAGGTTACTACGGAAGTGGTACTGCCAGACTTACAATTAGCTAGCTATTCAAAAAAATTGGTGACCTGTTCCACAAGAACCTCTATTAAGAAGGCTGCTGATATCATGTCCAAGAAAAAAATTGGATCACTATTAATTACCAGTAAAGATTTACCCGTTGGTATTATTACCGATAAAGATTTCAGAAACAAAGTAATATCAGGTGAGCAGCCAATAACTGCTTCAGTTAAAACCGTAATGACTACTCCGGTAATTACGTATCCAAAAAATCTTACCATTACACAGGCACAAATGGCGATGATGAAAAGCAACATTAGTCATTTGGTTATTACGGAAGATGGTACGCCAAATTCTCCTGCATTAGGAATTTTATCCAAGCATGATGTAATGGTTTCCCTAGGCGATAACCCGGCAGTATTGGTAAAAGCAATTAAACGTACCTCTCGCATTAAAAAAATAAAACAGATCAGAAAAAGTGTTATGGTTCTTTTAACCGGATACTTAGAGCAAAATATTCCATTAGGACTGATTGCTAAAATCATCTCTGAACTAAATGATACATGTATTAAGCAGGTAGTGGAAATTTCTATTGTTAAAATGGATACGCCCCCACCCGTTAAATTTGCATGGCTGGCATTGGGTAGTCAAGGTAGAAGCGAACAACTTTTACATACAGATCAAGATAATGCCTTGGTATTTGAAGATGTACCTGAGGAAGAATTATCTAAAACTACCACTTACTTTCTTGAACTTTCCAAACATATAACCAAAGGATTGAATACTATAGGGTATGAGTACTGCCCAGCGGACATGATGGCTTCTAACCCAAAATGGTGCTTAAGTCTAGAAGAATGGAAAAACAAACTATCATACTGGATCAGTAACCCAGGACCCAACGAAGTTTTAATGTCCTCCATTTTTTTTGATTACAGTTTAGCATTCGGAGAAAGAAGTTTATTGGATAATATGTCTGACCATATATTTAGAACCGTTAAGAATTATCCTATTTTTTTGGTGCATTTGGCAAACGGTGCACTTCAAAGTCCGTCACCCACTGGTTTTTTTAGGCAATTTGTTGTTGAGCAAGACGGTCAACACAAAGATTCCTTTGATTTAAAAAGTAGAGCTTTAAGACCCTTGGTTGATGCTGCTCGTGTTTTAATACTATCACATTCCGTTAAAGCTATTAGCAATACATGGGAACGATATGAGAAATTAGCGGAACTTGAACCCAATAACAAAGAGTTGTATTTAGCTTGCTCTTATGCTACCAAAGCTTTATTGAAATTTAGAACACGCCAAGGTTTAGCTAATCATGATTCAGGTAGATTTATTCAACTAGATCAATTGAGCAAGCAAGAAAAAATGAAATTGAAAAGAACCTTTAAAGCTATTAAGGAAATACAAGAACTGATTACACTTCGTTTTAAAGTCACTAATATTTTAGGCTAA
- a CDS encoding L-serine ammonia-lyase: MESISVFDMLKIGVGPSSSHTLGPWRAAERWLARLNSKDNLEKVEEVEVHLYGSLSLTGKGHATDYAVMLGLLGADPELIPIDTIDPLISKIKNEHVLLLDGTYRIPFDPDKHIIFNRKFLPFHANGLKFQAKLKSGRKISKTYYSIGGGFVISEERKNAKRKIDMFEKFPFPVQKGTELLDFCKNEDLKISELVLQNERSLRDDAKIDHELNRIWSTMLECMYTGCHTEGTLPGGLHVKRRAFEMHNKLKSDLPYSNPEEWLQSIRQTEVKFRQILQWVSCFALSVNEVNASLGRVVTAPTNGSAGVIPAVLMYYMVIENHAGNFEHVKQFLLVAGEIGSIFKKGATISAAMGGCQAEIGVSSAMAAGALTELLGGTPEQVLMAAEIAMEHHLGLTCDPIGGLVQIPCIERNSMGAIKAINAAELALGSDPSAAKVPLDKVVQTMWETAKDMSSKYKETSEGGLAVGVFLSDC, encoded by the coding sequence ATAGAAAGCATTAGTGTTTTTGATATGCTAAAGATAGGCGTAGGTCCTTCTAGTTCACATACCTTAGGTCCATGGCGTGCTGCAGAGCGGTGGTTGGCCAGATTAAACTCTAAAGACAATCTTGAGAAGGTTGAAGAAGTAGAAGTGCACTTATACGGATCGTTATCATTGACAGGTAAAGGTCATGCCACTGACTATGCCGTAATGCTAGGGCTGTTGGGTGCCGATCCAGAATTGATTCCTATTGACACTATTGACCCTCTGATAAGTAAAATTAAAAACGAGCATGTTTTACTTTTAGATGGTACGTACAGGATCCCCTTTGATCCGGATAAGCATATTATATTCAATAGAAAATTTCTTCCTTTTCATGCCAACGGATTAAAGTTTCAAGCGAAATTGAAATCGGGCAGAAAAATTTCAAAAACTTATTATTCTATAGGTGGAGGATTCGTTATCAGTGAAGAGCGTAAAAATGCCAAACGCAAGATTGACATGTTTGAAAAGTTTCCGTTTCCTGTACAAAAAGGAACTGAACTTCTTGATTTTTGTAAAAACGAAGATTTAAAAATCTCTGAATTGGTTTTGCAGAACGAAAGATCTTTGCGAGATGATGCGAAAATCGACCATGAATTGAATCGTATTTGGTCAACCATGTTAGAATGCATGTATACTGGTTGCCACACCGAAGGAACTTTACCCGGTGGGTTACATGTAAAGCGTAGGGCTTTTGAAATGCACAATAAGCTAAAAAGCGACCTACCCTACTCCAACCCTGAAGAGTGGTTACAGAGCATACGACAGACAGAGGTAAAGTTTAGACAAATACTACAGTGGGTAAGCTGCTTTGCCTTAAGTGTAAATGAAGTGAATGCATCCTTAGGTCGTGTAGTCACAGCACCAACTAACGGAAGTGCAGGTGTTATACCTGCCGTACTAATGTACTACATGGTCATTGAAAACCACGCAGGTAATTTTGAACATGTAAAACAGTTTTTACTTGTTGCCGGAGAAATTGGGAGCATCTTTAAAAAAGGAGCTACGATATCTGCCGCAATGGGAGGTTGTCAAGCAGAAATAGGCGTTTCTTCGGCTATGGCCGCAGGAGCACTTACAGAGCTGTTGGGCGGTACTCCAGAACAAGTACTTATGGCTGCAGAAATTGCAATGGAACATCATTTAGGGCTTACTTGTGACCCTATTGGCGGATTGGTACAAATACCATGTATTGAACGCAACTCTATGGGAGCCATAAAAGCTATTAATGCTGCAGAGCTAGCCTTGGGGTCTGATCCTTCAGCAGCTAAAGTACCATTGGACAAAGTGGTACAGACCATGTGGGAAACCGCAAAAGACATGAGCTCCAAGTATAAAGAAACCTCTGAAGGCGGATTAGCAGTTGGTGTTTTCTTGAGCGATTGCTAA
- the dnaK gene encoding molecular chaperone DnaK → MSKIIGIDLGTTNSCVSVMEGNEPVVIPNAEGKRTTPSVIAFVDGGEIKVGDPAKRQAVTNPHKTIYSIKRFMGNKYSESSKEAERVPYKVVKGDNDTPRVDIDGRLYSPQELSAMILQKMKKTAEDYLGQEVSRAVITVPAYFNDAQRQATKEAGEIAGLTVERIINEPTSASLAYGMDKKDTDQKIVVFDFGGGTHDVSILELGDGVFEVLATDGDTHLGGDDVDQKIIDWLAEEFKSEEDMDLRKDAMALQRLREAAEKAKIELSSSAQTEINLPYVTATASGPKHLVRTLTRSKFEQLIADLVKRTIEPCETAMKAAGLSKSDIDEIILVGGSTRIPAVQEAVEKFFGKKPSKGVNPDEVVAIGAAIQGGVLTGDVKDVLLLDVTPLSLGIETMGSVMTKLIEANTTIPTKKSQVFSTAADNQPSVEIHVLQGERPMANDNKTIGRFHLDGIPPAKRGTPQIEVTFDIDANGIIKVSATDKATNKTQDIRIEASSGLTEEEIKKMKAEAEANAESDKKAKETADKLNEADGMIFQTESQLTEFGDKLSDDKKKTIEDALAELKAAYETKDLAVITPALDKINEAWKVASEEMYKAQADAQGGAPQGEPTADGGASEGDNVEDVDFEEVK, encoded by the coding sequence ATGAGTAAGATTATAGGAATAGATTTGGGTACTACCAACTCCTGTGTTTCCGTAATGGAAGGTAATGAGCCAGTAGTAATTCCAAATGCAGAAGGAAAAAGAACTACACCATCTGTCATCGCTTTTGTTGATGGAGGTGAAATTAAAGTTGGTGATCCAGCAAAAAGACAAGCGGTAACCAATCCTCATAAAACCATTTATTCTATTAAAAGGTTTATGGGTAATAAATATTCAGAATCTAGTAAAGAGGCTGAAAGAGTACCTTATAAAGTAGTAAAGGGAGATAACGATACACCAAGAGTAGATATTGATGGTCGTTTATATTCTCCACAAGAATTATCAGCTATGATTCTTCAGAAAATGAAGAAAACTGCTGAAGATTATTTAGGTCAAGAAGTTTCTCGTGCAGTAATTACCGTACCGGCATATTTTAACGATGCGCAAAGACAAGCTACTAAAGAAGCTGGTGAAATTGCAGGTTTAACTGTAGAGCGTATTATTAATGAACCAACGTCTGCTTCTTTAGCATACGGTATGGACAAAAAAGATACGGATCAGAAAATAGTTGTTTTTGACTTTGGTGGAGGTACACATGATGTATCTATATTAGAGTTAGGTGACGGTGTTTTTGAAGTATTGGCTACTGATGGTGATACGCACTTAGGTGGTGATGATGTGGATCAAAAAATTATTGATTGGTTAGCTGAAGAGTTCAAGTCTGAAGAAGATATGGACCTTAGAAAAGATGCTATGGCTTTACAACGTTTACGTGAGGCAGCTGAGAAAGCTAAGATTGAATTATCATCTTCTGCACAAACAGAAATCAACTTACCATACGTTACAGCTACAGCTTCAGGACCAAAGCACTTAGTTAGAACTTTGACAAGATCTAAGTTTGAGCAATTAATCGCTGATTTGGTTAAAAGAACTATAGAGCCATGTGAGACTGCTATGAAAGCAGCAGGACTTTCTAAGAGTGATATTGATGAGATTATCTTAGTTGGTGGTTCTACTAGAATACCTGCAGTACAAGAAGCTGTTGAGAAGTTCTTTGGCAAGAAGCCTTCTAAAGGTGTAAACCCAGATGAGGTTGTTGCAATTGGTGCAGCTATTCAAGGTGGTGTTTTAACCGGTGATGTTAAAGATGTATTGTTATTAGATGTTACTCCGCTATCATTAGGTATTGAAACTATGGGTAGTGTAATGACTAAATTAATTGAGGCTAACACAACAATACCAACGAAAAAGTCTCAAGTATTCTCTACTGCTGCTGATAACCAACCATCGGTTGAAATTCATGTATTGCAAGGAGAGAGACCAATGGCAAACGATAACAAAACAATCGGTAGATTCCATTTAGATGGTATTCCACCAGCAAAGAGAGGTACTCCGCAAATTGAAGTAACTTTCGATATCGATGCTAACGGTATTATTAAAGTATCTGCAACGGATAAGGCTACGAACAAAACTCAGGATATTCGTATTGAAGCTTCTTCTGGTTTAACTGAAGAAGAAATCAAGAAGATGAAAGCTGAAGCTGAAGCAAATGCTGAATCTGATAAAAAAGCGAAAGAAACTGCTGACAAGTTGAACGAAGCAGACGGAATGATTTTCCAAACTGAATCTCAACTTACTGAATTTGGCGATAAATTATCTGACGATAAGAAAAAAACAATTGAAGATGCTTTAGCAGAATTGAAAGCGGCATATGAAACTAAAGATTTGGCTGTTATTACACCAGCTTTAGATAAAATCAATGAAGCTTGGAAAGTTGCATCTGAAGAAATGTACAAAGCGCAAGCTGACGCCCAAGGTGGTGCTCCACAAGGAGAACCAACTGCTGACGGTGGTGCTTCTGAAGGTGATAACGTTGAAGACGTAGACTTCGAAGAAGTTAAATAA
- a CDS encoding GNAT family N-acetyltransferase gives MNYTPTLENERVILSPLTLENYEKLIPIASQKKLVQYSPSDIETPSSLKNYVETALQQLAAGTSIPFIIYDREHNTFAGSTRFMHINRKNKVLHIGSTWIGREFQGTGLNSQMKQLMLTYAFTTLDFEKIEFRVDERNTASRKAVEKLGCTLEGILRKDVYLLDGFKRNTCYYGLLREEWLGTNK, from the coding sequence ATGAACTATACACCAACCTTAGAAAACGAACGGGTTATACTGAGTCCGTTAACCTTAGAAAATTACGAAAAGCTAATTCCTATTGCTTCACAGAAAAAATTGGTTCAGTACTCCCCTTCTGATATTGAAACACCAAGTAGTTTAAAAAATTATGTAGAAACGGCATTGCAGCAATTAGCGGCAGGCACAAGCATACCTTTTATCATTTATGATAGAGAACATAATACTTTTGCAGGTTCTACACGCTTTATGCATATCAACAGAAAAAACAAAGTACTACACATTGGTTCTACTTGGATAGGACGTGAATTTCAGGGCACAGGTTTAAATTCACAAATGAAACAACTAATGCTTACATATGCCTTTACTACTTTGGATTTTGAAAAAATTGAATTCCGTGTAGATGAAAGAAATACGGCATCAAGAAAAGCAGTAGAAAAACTAGGATGCACCTTAGAAGGCATACTTAGAAAAGACGTGTACCTATTAGATGGTTTTAAAAGAAATACGTGCTATTATGGTCTTCTGCGAGAAGAATGGTTAGGTACCAATAAATAA
- a CDS encoding alpha/beta hydrolase, with translation MENQIKNVTYKTTNTYETLNELNSDTKQIWIVFHGIGFLSRFFLKYFNELPKKENYIIAPQAPSKYYLKNEYKHVGASWLTKENTAQETKNLYNYLDAVLEKEQLPSDCKIVFFGFSQGISIALRYLAYSKLSCSKLILYAGGIPRELKTVDFIHLKGKTDIISVIGNKDEYLTPDRLAEENNKLKTLFGDRIKNITFDGGHEVKKEIINQLAK, from the coding sequence ATGGAGAACCAGATAAAAAATGTTACTTATAAAACTACGAATACCTATGAAACTTTAAATGAATTAAATAGCGACACAAAACAAATTTGGATTGTTTTTCATGGCATAGGATTCTTAAGTAGATTCTTCTTAAAGTATTTCAACGAACTGCCTAAGAAAGAAAATTATATCATAGCACCACAAGCACCTTCTAAATACTATTTAAAGAATGAATACAAGCATGTAGGAGCAAGTTGGTTAACAAAAGAAAATACGGCACAAGAAACCAAAAATCTCTATAATTATTTAGATGCTGTATTAGAGAAAGAACAGCTTCCGTCTGATTGTAAAATTGTTTTCTTCGGATTTTCACAAGGTATTTCAATAGCACTGCGTTATCTGGCATATTCCAAATTAAGTTGTTCCAAATTGATTCTTTACGCAGGCGGGATTCCTAGAGAATTAAAAACAGTTGATTTTATCCATCTAAAAGGCAAAACAGATATAATTTCAGTAATCGGAAACAAAGATGAATACCTGACTCCAGATAGATTAGCAGAAGAAAACAATAAACTTAAAACACTTTTTGGAGACCGTATTAAAAACATCACTTTTGATGGTGGACACGAGGTTAAGAAAGAGATTATAAATCAATTGGCAAAATGA
- a CDS encoding PaaI family thioesterase, with the protein MNDYKEKILKICNESSKDTLMQTLEIEYIDVGEDFLLAKMPVTPKVHQPDGVLHGGATAALAESVGSAASYVFLDGNKFFVRGLEISANHVKSVKEGFVYARATILHKGRTTQLWEIRVTNEDDQLVSLCKLTTIALPRK; encoded by the coding sequence ATGAACGACTACAAAGAGAAAATTCTAAAGATTTGTAACGAATCTTCTAAAGATACCTTAATGCAGACTTTAGAAATCGAATACATAGATGTAGGGGAAGATTTTTTGTTGGCTAAAATGCCAGTTACTCCAAAAGTGCATCAGCCAGACGGAGTTTTACATGGTGGAGCAACCGCTGCATTGGCAGAGAGTGTTGGTAGTGCGGCATCTTATGTTTTTTTAGATGGTAACAAATTTTTTGTTAGAGGTTTGGAGATTTCTGCAAATCACGTTAAAAGTGTAAAAGAAGGATTTGTTTATGCCAGGGCAACCATCTTACACAAAGGTAGAACTACCCAATTATGGGAGATTAGGGTGACCAACGAAGATGATCAACTGGTCTCTCTTTGTAAATTAACTACTATAGCATTACCTAGAAAGTAG